One window of Chloroflexota bacterium genomic DNA carries:
- a CDS encoding Gfo/Idh/MocA family oxidoreductase, whose translation MTITNVAVVGAGILGSRHARVFHEMDESELVAVVDVDAARAEKIAQANGARAFTDLKQMLDRVAVDAVSIATPDHLHRDPVFTALNAGKHVLLEKPLATTADDARAIVAAVAASKRVAMVNFSQRYVSDHIWIKQQIDAGNIGAPRMVISVKFDTIYVPTGMIPGWSSQTSPIYFMSSHDLDMTEWFIHARPVEVIAREVRGTLDARGFAAHDGLNALIQFENGVGANFHSSWIHPNTYPRVADGYMQIIGSDGAIMYNNRTRTAEIFDTRGGQKVEFIGPHTADEVGGKITGAFVASLQHFLACIRDQREPDTSPRRALPIALAQAAVIESLKTGQPVAIRNS comes from the coding sequence ATGACAATCACCAACGTCGCCGTCGTCGGCGCGGGCATCCTGGGATCGCGGCACGCACGCGTGTTCCACGAAATGGACGAATCGGAACTGGTCGCGGTCGTGGATGTGGATGCGGCACGCGCGGAAAAAATCGCGCAGGCAAACGGCGCGCGTGCGTTCACCGACTTGAAACAAATGTTGGACCGCGTCGCAGTGGACGCAGTGAGCATTGCGACGCCAGACCATTTGCATCGCGACCCCGTTTTCACCGCGCTCAACGCGGGCAAACACGTCCTCCTCGAAAAGCCGCTCGCGACGACCGCCGACGATGCGCGCGCAATCGTCGCCGCCGTCGCCGCGTCCAAGCGCGTTGCGATGGTGAATTTTAGCCAACGGTACGTGAGCGATCACATTTGGATCAAACAACAGATTGACGCGGGCAACATCGGCGCGCCGCGTATGGTCATCTCGGTCAAGTTCGATACGATTTATGTGCCGACTGGGATGATTCCTGGGTGGTCGTCGCAAACGTCGCCGATTTATTTTATGAGCAGTCACGATTTGGATATGACCGAGTGGTTCATCCACGCGCGTCCCGTCGAAGTGATCGCGCGCGAGGTGCGCGGCACGCTCGACGCGCGCGGCTTTGCGGCGCACGATGGGTTGAACGCGTTGATTCAATTCGAGAATGGCGTTGGCGCGAATTTTCATTCGTCGTGGATTCACCCGAACACGTACCCGCGCGTCGCCGACGGGTACATGCAAATCATCGGCAGTGACGGCGCGATCATGTACAACAATCGCACGCGCACCGCCGAGATTTTTGATACACGCGGTGGACAAAAGGTCGAGTTCATCGGACCGCACACGGCGGACGAAGTGGGCGGCAAAATCACCGGCGCGTTCGTCGCGTCGCTCCAGCATTTTCTCGCGTGCATCCGCGACCAGCGCGAGCCGGACACCTCGCCGCGCCGCGCGTTGCCGATCGCGCTCGCGCAAGCGGCGGTGATTGAATCGTTGAAGACCGGACAGCCAGTTGCAATTCGTAATTCGTAA
- a CDS encoding ABC transporter substrate-binding protein: MLRKITLIVSVLALSALMLIACAAPTAPAPVVQTKVVEQTRVVEQTKVVEKVVEATKVVERVVTATPAPTAAPKSGGVLIAARAADMQGLDPHKQTAFASFRVLELIYDPLVTLDKDMKVVPHLAEAWKWSEDGKTLTMTLRKNVKFHNGDPMTSDDVKFSFERILDEKTGAAARANYALIEKIETPDANTVVFTLKTANGALPAAMTSLNSAILSKKAVSGGQDPAKTANGTGAFKIADWQPDKILKLDANKDYWIPGQPRLAGIEFRTIPDEASILAGLRAKTIDWALINDPRVGIRAGAGGSGLTVTRAPALAYHVLQLNASRPMFKDLKVRQAVSCAIDRQETLDVASLGEGEVTSPATPPFYRAALKDLLCYTKDVDKAKKLLADAGNPTVKFKIMAANAEPPTALAEAQNIQAQLKKIGIESEIESLELGVYVDRWLKGDFDATVALNGGNPDPDIMFFRYWHSTGNLNLVANYKDPEIDKLLEQGRVTADPAKRKEIYDNIQKKLADAVPWVWLYVGYEYRVMQPYVKGFVPLANGANTYLRETWLDK; encoded by the coding sequence ATGTTACGCAAAATCACACTAATCGTTTCTGTGCTCGCGCTGTCTGCGCTGATGTTGATCGCGTGCGCCGCACCTACCGCGCCCGCGCCAGTCGTGCAGACCAAAGTCGTCGAGCAGACTCGCGTGGTCGAACAGACTAAGGTGGTCGAAAAAGTAGTCGAAGCAACCAAGGTCGTCGAACGAGTTGTGACCGCGACGCCTGCGCCGACTGCCGCGCCGAAATCCGGCGGCGTGTTGATCGCCGCGCGCGCAGCGGATATGCAAGGTCTCGACCCGCACAAACAAACCGCGTTCGCGTCGTTCCGCGTGCTCGAGTTGATTTACGATCCGCTCGTGACGCTCGACAAAGATATGAAAGTTGTGCCGCATCTCGCCGAAGCGTGGAAGTGGTCGGAAGACGGCAAGACGCTCACGATGACGCTGCGCAAAAATGTAAAGTTCCACAATGGCGACCCGATGACGTCGGACGATGTAAAATTCTCGTTCGAACGCATCCTCGACGAAAAGACCGGCGCGGCGGCGCGCGCAAATTACGCGTTGATTGAAAAGATCGAAACGCCGGACGCGAACACGGTCGTGTTCACACTGAAAACGGCGAACGGCGCGTTGCCCGCGGCGATGACGAGTCTCAACAGCGCGATTCTCTCGAAGAAAGCGGTGAGCGGCGGACAAGACCCGGCGAAAACCGCGAACGGTACCGGCGCGTTCAAGATTGCGGATTGGCAGCCGGACAAAATCCTCAAACTCGACGCGAACAAGGATTACTGGATTCCCGGACAGCCGCGCCTGGCGGGCATCGAGTTCCGCACGATCCCAGATGAAGCGAGCATTCTCGCCGGCTTGCGCGCCAAGACGATTGACTGGGCGCTCATCAACGACCCGCGCGTGGGCATTCGCGCCGGCGCGGGCGGCAGTGGACTGACGGTGACGCGCGCGCCCGCGCTCGCGTACCACGTGTTGCAGTTGAACGCCTCGCGCCCGATGTTCAAAGACCTGAAGGTGCGCCAAGCCGTGTCGTGCGCGATTGATCGCCAAGAGACGCTCGATGTGGCGTCACTCGGCGAAGGCGAAGTGACTTCGCCCGCGACTCCGCCGTTCTATCGCGCGGCGCTCAAAGACCTGCTCTGCTACACCAAGGATGTGGACAAGGCGAAGAAATTGCTCGCCGACGCGGGCAACCCGACGGTCAAGTTCAAGATCATGGCGGCGAACGCAGAACCACCGACCGCGCTTGCCGAAGCGCAGAACATTCAAGCGCAGTTGAAAAAGATCGGCATCGAATCCGAAATCGAATCGCTCGAACTAGGCGTCTACGTGGATCGCTGGCTCAAGGGCGATTTCGATGCGACGGTCGCGCTCAATGGCGGCAATCCCGATCCCGATATCATGTTCTTCCGCTATTGGCACAGCACCGGCAACTTGAACCTCGTCGCCAATTACAAAGATCCGGAAATTGACAAGTTGCTCGAACAAGGTCGCGTGACCGCGGACCCGGCGAAACGCAAGGAAATCTACGACAACATTCAAAAGAAACTTGCGGATGCCGTGCCCTGGGTGTGGCTGTACGTCGGCTACGAATATCGCGTGATGCAACCGTACGTCAAGGGCTTTGTGCCGCTGGCGAACGGCGCGAACACGTACCTGCGCGAAACCTGGCTGGACAAATAA
- a CDS encoding ABC transporter permease, giving the protein MQRFILQRLIALVPTLFGISIIVFLVMRLIPGDTISAMIGTQYKLTEVQAAALRAYYGLDKSLPEQYWIWLTNALQGNLGFSVRSGQPVLGEILNRFPLTLELALGAVIIGLLIGLPVGIISAIKRDSLIDLFGRLFSLVGLALPNFWLGTLIILGLSLYLGMLPNSGNYTEFTQNPLANLQQILFPAITLGLAFSASVMRATRSSLLEELFQDYARTARGKGLKEQTVITVHCLKNALIPVITLVGVEMGYLLGGAIVVEEVYALPGVGRLLLNGISQRDYAIVQGAVVFIAFNFVIINLLADLAYAFVNPRIRYD; this is encoded by the coding sequence ATGCAACGATTTATTTTACAGCGCCTCATCGCGCTCGTGCCAACCTTGTTCGGCATTTCGATCATCGTGTTTCTGGTGATGCGTCTAATTCCCGGTGACACGATCAGCGCGATGATTGGCACGCAGTACAAACTGACCGAGGTCCAAGCCGCGGCGTTGCGGGCGTACTATGGACTGGACAAGTCATTGCCGGAGCAGTACTGGATTTGGTTGACGAACGCGCTCCAAGGCAATTTGGGGTTTTCGGTGCGAAGCGGACAACCGGTGCTCGGCGAAATTCTCAATCGCTTTCCGCTCACACTCGAACTCGCGCTGGGCGCGGTCATTATCGGTTTGCTCATCGGTTTACCGGTCGGCATCATCTCCGCGATCAAACGCGATTCGCTGATTGATCTATTCGGGCGTTTGTTCTCGCTCGTCGGTTTGGCATTGCCGAATTTTTGGCTTGGCACGCTCATCATCCTGGGTTTATCGCTTTATCTCGGCATGCTTCCGAATTCGGGCAATTACACCGAGTTCACGCAGAATCCGCTCGCGAATCTGCAACAAATTTTATTTCCGGCGATCACGCTCGGCTTGGCGTTCTCGGCTTCGGTGATGCGCGCGACGCGTTCCTCGCTGCTCGAAGAATTGTTCCAGGATTACGCGCGCACTGCGCGCGGCAAGGGTTTGAAAGAACAAACAGTCATCACCGTACACTGTTTGAAGAACGCGCTCATCCCCGTCATCACGCTCGTCGGCGTCGAGATGGGCTATCTGCTCGGCGGCGCGATTGTCGTCGAAGAAGTGTACGCGTTGCCCGGCGTCGGACGACTATTGCTCAACGGCATCAGCCAACGCGATTACGCGATTGTGCAAGGCGCGGTCGTGTTCATCGCGTTCAATTTTGTCATCATCAATTTGCTCGCCGATCTCGCGTACGCGTTCGTCAATCCGCGGATTCGGTACGACTGA
- a CDS encoding ABC transporter permease, whose translation MNSSKRKLPRLLRYKSAVIGLVLVALYLIVATFAGVLAPYSPIEQRAPDRLQEPNAKYLLGTDEFGRDILSRLMHGATSSLRIALLAVSLATLLGTTIGMLSGYAGGIADNAIMRVMDLFFAFPAILLALSIVAALGPGANNTILAIAVVYTPIFARVARGPVLATKEMEFVSAARCVGAKHLRILTRHILPNMVAPIIVQVSLALSWAMLTEAALSFLGLGTQPPQPSWGSMLSESRRMMEIAPWMAVSPGMAIMLGVLGFNLLGDGLRDALDPRLKY comes from the coding sequence ATGAATTCATCGAAACGTAAACTCCCCCGCCTCCTCCGCTACAAAAGCGCGGTCATCGGTCTCGTGCTCGTCGCGCTGTACTTGATCGTCGCGACGTTTGCCGGTGTGCTCGCGCCGTACTCACCCATCGAGCAACGCGCGCCGGATCGTTTGCAAGAACCGAACGCCAAGTATTTACTCGGTACGGACGAATTTGGACGCGATATTCTCAGTCGGTTGATGCACGGTGCGACGAGTTCGCTGCGGATCGCGCTACTCGCGGTTTCGCTTGCCACGCTTCTTGGCACCACGATTGGAATGCTCTCTGGATACGCCGGCGGGATCGCGGACAATGCGATTATGCGCGTGATGGATTTGTTCTTTGCGTTCCCCGCGATTCTGCTCGCGCTTTCGATTGTCGCCGCGCTCGGTCCGGGCGCGAACAACACGATTCTCGCGATTGCCGTCGTCTACACGCCGATCTTTGCGCGCGTGGCGCGCGGTCCGGTCCTCGCAACGAAGGAGATGGAATTCGTTTCCGCCGCGCGTTGCGTCGGCGCAAAGCATTTACGTATCTTGACGCGTCACATTTTGCCGAACATGGTCGCGCCGATCATCGTCCAGGTTTCGCTCGCGCTCTCGTGGGCGATGCTGACCGAAGCCGCGTTGTCATTCCTGGGTCTGGGCACGCAGCCGCCGCAACCGTCGTGGGGCAGTATGTTGAGCGAGAGCCGGCGGATGATGGAGATCGCGCCGTGGATGGCGGTGTCGCCCGGCATGGCGATCATGCTCGGTGTGCTCGGGTTCAATCTACTCGGTGACGGCTTGCGCGACGCGCTCGATCCGCGATTAAAGTATTGA
- a CDS encoding GNAT family N-acetyltransferase: MTDELTIRPLIPADIPGIARWVAATPLWQRYDVTEASFAERLSSGLASGATIFVAERAGEVLGFVWLVARGAFNRSAYIQLIGVRPDARVGGVGRALMEFAEAHAQSRDLFLLVSDFNTDAQQFYARLGYKQVGKLDDYVVQGVSELVFWKRLG, translated from the coding sequence ATGACTGACGAACTGACCATCCGCCCACTCATCCCCGCCGACATTCCCGGCATCGCGCGCTGGGTTGCCGCGACGCCGTTGTGGCAACGCTACGACGTAACCGAAGCGAGTTTTGCCGAACGATTGTCGAGCGGACTCGCGAGCGGTGCGACGATTTTTGTTGCGGAACGCGCGGGCGAGGTACTGGGATTTGTGTGGCTGGTCGCGCGCGGCGCGTTCAATCGTAGTGCGTACATCCAGCTCATCGGCGTGCGTCCTGATGCGCGCGTCGGTGGTGTGGGGCGCGCGTTGATGGAATTCGCGGAAGCGCACGCGCAATCGCGCGATCTGTTTCTGCTCGTGTCGGATTTCAACACCGACGCGCAACAGTTTTACGCGCGGTTGGGATACAAGCAAGTTGGCAAACTAGATGATTATGTGGTACAAGGTGTGAGCGAGTTGGTGTTTTGGAAGAGACTGGGATAA
- a CDS encoding SGNH/GDSL hydrolase family protein: MKSGHIKDLGLIALGVGLLSSVFFNIVLFQQGDNYYKELNAVRLNPLGLDAYPIQTPVSIDKPILVFFGDSRAFAWTPPENVPFQIVNRGIGAQTSAQVAARFDAHVAPLRPRVVVVQVGINDLKTIPLFPERKDNIIANCKANIKRIVDQAVAQNATVILTTIFPSGQVPLERRLFWSDDVAKAIADVNAYIRSLASERVIVFDGFAILANGEGVVRSEYRIDLLHINQGGYAALNVELERLLVTLAK; this comes from the coding sequence ATGAAATCTGGGCACATAAAAGATCTTGGATTGATTGCACTTGGGGTAGGATTGCTCAGTTCTGTTTTTTTCAACATTGTGCTTTTTCAGCAGGGCGATAATTACTACAAAGAATTGAACGCCGTTCGTCTCAATCCGCTTGGGTTAGATGCTTATCCGATTCAAACACCTGTGAGCATTGACAAACCGATTCTGGTGTTCTTTGGCGATTCACGGGCTTTTGCGTGGACGCCGCCGGAGAATGTTCCTTTTCAAATTGTAAATCGCGGGATTGGCGCGCAAACGTCGGCACAGGTCGCCGCGCGGTTTGATGCTCATGTTGCTCCATTGCGCCCGCGAGTCGTTGTTGTCCAAGTCGGTATCAACGATCTCAAGACGATCCCGCTTTTTCCTGAGCGGAAAGATAATATTATCGCAAATTGCAAAGCGAACATCAAGCGAATTGTTGACCAGGCGGTTGCACAGAATGCAACTGTTATCTTGACCACCATTTTTCCATCAGGGCAGGTTCCGTTGGAACGGCGCTTGTTTTGGTCGGACGATGTCGCCAAGGCGATTGCCGACGTTAATGCTTACATTCGTTCGTTGGCAAGTGAGCGTGTGATCGTCTTTGATGGTTTTGCGATCCTTGCAAATGGTGAAGGTGTGGTTCGCTCAGAATATCGGATTGATTTGTTGCACATCAATCAAGGCGGTTATGCCGCGTTGAATGTCGAATTAGAGCGTTTGTTAGTCACGCTTGCTAAATGA
- a CDS encoding ABC transporter permease encodes MVERITNNFILRRIVKALFTVWLVTTITFFVIRAMPGNAVDILIQDLTAQGMSADDARTQAASLLSINLNAPAHEQYLEYLANVTRGDLGRSYKSRGLFVTDLVVQVLPWTLFSVGLSLLITFVLGIALGAIIAYTRDSWIDHLISNLAAMLDAVSPYLIGLLAILLLNVTWKLVPLSEMRGALSPGIQPEFSFEFFADAFTHVKVLLLVYVLASVGSWILIMKSNTITTLGEDYVTVARARGLSDFRILTAYVGRNATLPLFTRLAISIGFAVGGSLLLESLFTYRGVGFLLARAISERDYPVMQGVFLVITISVVAANLVADFLYGWLDPRIRIAGGGN; translated from the coding sequence CTGGTCGAGCGCATCACAAACAATTTTATCCTGCGCCGCATCGTCAAAGCGCTGTTCACCGTGTGGCTCGTCACGACGATCACATTTTTTGTGATTCGCGCGATGCCGGGCAACGCGGTGGACATTTTGATTCAAGACCTCACCGCGCAAGGCATGTCGGCGGACGACGCGCGCACGCAAGCCGCATCGCTACTTAGCATCAATCTCAACGCGCCGGCGCACGAACAGTACTTGGAATATCTCGCCAATGTCACGCGCGGCGACCTCGGCAGATCGTACAAATCGCGCGGGCTGTTTGTTACCGATCTAGTCGTCCAAGTTTTGCCGTGGACGCTGTTCAGTGTTGGCTTGTCGCTCCTCATCACGTTTGTCCTCGGCATTGCGCTCGGCGCGATCATCGCATACACACGCGATTCATGGATTGACCACCTCATCAGTAATCTCGCCGCCATGCTCGATGCCGTGTCGCCGTACCTCATCGGTCTGCTCGCAATTCTGCTGTTGAACGTCACGTGGAAACTCGTGCCGCTTTCCGAAATGCGTGGCGCGCTATCGCCCGGCATTCAACCGGAATTCTCGTTCGAATTCTTCGCCGATGCATTCACGCACGTCAAAGTATTGTTGCTCGTCTACGTCCTGGCATCGGTCGGTTCGTGGATTTTAATTATGAAGAGCAATACGATCACGACGCTCGGCGAAGATTATGTGACGGTTGCGCGCGCACGCGGCTTGAGCGATTTTCGTATCCTCACCGCGTACGTCGGGCGCAACGCGACGCTGCCGCTCTTCACGCGTCTTGCGATTTCGATTGGCTTCGCGGTCGGCGGCTCGCTGTTGCTCGAAAGTTTGTTCACCTATCGCGGCGTCGGCTTTTTGCTCGCGCGCGCGATTTCCGAACGCGATTATCCGGTGATGCAAGGCGTCTTCCTCGTCATTACGATTTCCGTTGTCGCCGCGAATCTCGTCGCCGATTTTCTCTATGGCTGGCTTGATCCGCGCATTCGCATCGCGGGCGGAGGCAACTAG
- a CDS encoding ABC transporter permease, which produces MNAWRDFFIGTLRETGKTLKLLARNKMGMFGFLMTLLIVLLSLFGPLIWPPETSANVADINQGPSLKHWLGTDFQGQDNLRKVINGGKDIVTIAFLTGLIATTIAVTVGSISAFIGGTLDSMMMELVNIWLTIPKFPLLAVIATVIKLNDIVTLSILMALLDWPGLARQVRAQVLSLKKRDYIEAATMLDLGTRDIVFREILPNMMSFIVVSMIFTMTFAIYQQTGLVFLGIVPYSSSNWGVMISAAERRGVLFTASASWSILAPMGAIVLFQLALITFARSLEEVFNPRLRTSV; this is translated from the coding sequence ATGAACGCGTGGCGCGATTTTTTCATCGGCACTCTGCGCGAAACCGGCAAAACGCTCAAACTCCTCGCGCGCAACAAGATGGGCATGTTCGGATTTCTGATGACGCTGCTCATCGTCTTGCTCTCGCTTTTCGGTCCGTTGATCTGGCCCCCCGAAACGTCCGCGAACGTTGCCGACATCAATCAAGGTCCGTCGCTCAAGCATTGGCTCGGCACTGATTTTCAGGGACAAGACAATCTGCGCAAGGTCATCAATGGCGGTAAGGACATTGTGACGATTGCGTTTCTCACTGGGTTGATCGCCACCACGATTGCGGTGACGGTCGGTTCGATCAGCGCGTTCATTGGCGGCACGCTCGATAGCATGATGATGGAACTTGTTAACATCTGGTTGACGATTCCGAAATTTCCTTTGCTCGCGGTCATCGCGACGGTGATCAAGTTGAACGACATTGTGACGCTTTCGATTTTGATGGCGCTTCTCGATTGGCCCGGACTGGCGCGACAGGTGCGCGCCCAAGTGTTGTCGCTGAAAAAACGCGATTACATCGAAGCCGCGACGATGCTCGACTTGGGCACACGCGACATTGTGTTCCGCGAAATTTTGCCGAACATGATGTCGTTCATCGTCGTCTCGATGATTTTCACAATGACATTCGCGATTTATCAACAGACCGGCCTCGTGTTTCTCGGCATCGTCCCGTACTCTAGCTCAAACTGGGGCGTGATGATTAGCGCGGCGGAACGGCGCGGTGTGCTGTTCACCGCGTCGGCATCCTGGAGCATCCTCGCACCGATGGGCGCGATCGTGTTGTTCCAACTTGCGCTCATCACCTTCGCGCGCTCGCTCGAAGAAGTGTTCAATCCCAGATTGCGAACAAGCGTTTGA
- a CDS encoding ABC transporter ATP-binding protein, with translation MLEVGGWKLDSNLQLPTSNLQLLIMQPTLSVQNLSIEYAAQRGKVRAIRNVSFDVQRGQALALIGESGSGKTTLGLGVVQLLPATAKITQGKAIYRRDNNTIDALTLKGKALREFRWKECAMVFQSALNALNPVLRISEQFADTSKAHGYVQGRALKERSEQLLKMVRLDPDRVWKSFPHELSGGMRQRVLIALSLLLEPQLLILDEPTTALDILTQRNIMDVLKELRTKLDFSLIFISHDLSLAAELADRVATVYAGKVVELADVATTFKQPTHPYTIGLINAVPTLKGTREDLTSIPGSPPDLIELPTGCKFHPRCPLADEKCKRDEPELEEIAAGHQVACWQWRNARQSLEKFKA, from the coding sequence ATGTTGGAAGTTGGAGGTTGGAAATTGGATTCTAACCTCCAACTTCCAACCTCCAACCTCCAACTTCTAATTATGCAACCAACCTTATCCGTCCAAAATCTCTCTATCGAGTACGCCGCGCAGCGCGGCAAGGTGCGCGCGATTCGCAACGTGTCGTTCGACGTGCAACGCGGACAAGCACTTGCGCTCATCGGCGAAAGCGGTTCCGGCAAAACGACGCTCGGCTTGGGCGTCGTGCAGTTGTTGCCCGCGACTGCGAAAATTACGCAAGGCAAAGCGATCTATCGCCGCGACAATAACACGATTGACGCGCTCACGCTCAAAGGCAAGGCACTGCGCGAGTTTCGCTGGAAAGAATGCGCGATGGTGTTCCAGTCCGCGCTCAACGCGCTCAACCCAGTTCTGCGTATCTCGGAGCAATTCGCGGACACGTCGAAGGCGCACGGCTACGTGCAAGGGCGCGCGCTCAAAGAACGATCCGAGCAATTGCTCAAAATGGTGCGGCTCGACCCAGACCGCGTGTGGAAATCATTTCCGCACGAATTGTCCGGCGGCATGCGGCAACGCGTGTTGATCGCGCTGAGTTTGCTACTCGAACCACAATTGTTGATTCTCGACGAGCCGACGACCGCACTCGATATTCTCACACAACGCAACATCATGGATGTGTTGAAAGAGTTGCGAACGAAACTCGATTTCTCGCTCATCTTTATCTCGCACGATTTGTCGCTCGCCGCCGAACTCGCGGATCGCGTCGCGACGGTGTACGCGGGCAAGGTCGTCGAACTCGCGGATGTCGCGACGACGTTCAAGCAGCCGACGCACCCGTACACGATTGGGTTGATCAATGCGGTGCCGACGCTTAAAGGCACGAGAGAGGATTTGACTTCGATCCCAGGTTCGCCGCCTGACCTCATCGAATTGCCGACCGGGTGCAAGTTCCACCCGCGCTGTCCGCTCGCCGACGAAAAATGTAAACGCGATGAACCCGAACTCGAAGAAATCGCCGCGGGACATCAGGTGGCGTGCTGGCAGTGGCGGAATGCGCGACAATCGTTAGAAAAGTTCAAGGCGTGA
- a CDS encoding ABC transporter ATP-binding protein: MSNPIIILKQVTRTFQVKRQTIKAVDDVSFALNEGEILCLVGESGCGKTTTGKMIAGVLPVSSGEILYRGQNIAKLRGSEHKQFRLGVQMVHQDPYSSLNPTHTIQDIIAAPLRHHGFTRGDAATRQRVRELLELVDLTPPDDFLEKFPHQLSGGQRQRVSIARALTVAPSFIIADEAVSMVDVSIRISLLNTLTKLKEAMGLAVLFITHDLALAKYFAWEGRIGVMYLGRLVELAPARELVEHPQHPYTQVLLSAIPEADPEVTRHKKQIQLRSMDVPSLMRLPTGCAFHPRCPQFVGDVCVRDVPELRAANGAMVACHLVKGG, translated from the coding sequence ATGTCCAACCCAATCATCATTCTTAAGCAAGTTACGCGTACATTCCAAGTCAAACGCCAAACGATCAAAGCCGTTGACGATGTGTCGTTCGCATTGAACGAAGGCGAAATCCTCTGCCTCGTCGGCGAATCGGGTTGCGGCAAGACGACGACCGGCAAAATGATCGCCGGCGTTCTACCCGTGTCGTCGGGCGAGATTTTGTATCGCGGGCAAAACATTGCCAAATTGCGCGGAAGCGAGCACAAACAATTTCGGCTGGGCGTGCAGATGGTGCATCAAGACCCGTACTCGTCGCTCAACCCGACGCACACGATTCAGGATATCATCGCCGCACCGTTGCGCCATCACGGTTTCACGCGCGGCGACGCGGCGACGCGTCAACGCGTGCGCGAGTTGCTCGAACTGGTTGATCTCACGCCGCCGGACGATTTTCTCGAAAAATTTCCGCATCAACTTTCCGGCGGACAACGCCAGCGCGTTTCAATTGCGCGCGCGCTGACCGTCGCGCCGTCGTTCATCATCGCGGACGAAGCAGTCTCGATGGTGGACGTTTCGATTCGCATCAGTCTGCTCAACACGCTGACGAAATTGAAAGAGGCGATGGGATTGGCGGTGCTGTTCATCACGCACGATCTCGCGCTCGCCAAATATTTCGCATGGGAAGGGCGCATCGGCGTGATGTACCTGGGTCGCTTGGTCGAACTTGCGCCCGCGCGCGAATTGGTCGAGCATCCGCAGCATCCGTACACCCAGGTTTTGCTCTCCGCGATTCCCGAAGCCGATCCCGAAGTGACGCGGCACAAAAAACAAATCCAACTCCGCAGTATGGATGTGCCGAGTCTCATGCGCTTGCCGACCGGCTGCGCATTTCATCCGCGCTGTCCGCAATTTGTCGGCGATGTGTGTGTGCGCGACGTGCCAGAGTTGCGTGCGGCGAATGGGGCAATGGTGGCTTGCCATTTGGTGAAAGGTGGTTAG